CGTTTTGGTAAACTTAGAAGCCACCTTAAGTCGACGACTTGGCAGGGCTTGGTTAACAACGCCCGCCGTCATTAAACGGCACTTAGCAATTTTTAGATCTAATAATTCATAAAGATTTTTGGTGGATGCTTCCATCAAAACATCTTTACCTGCCACACCAAAGTCGGCGACACCATGATCCACATAGGTAGGAACATCAGTCGCCCTTAAAATCACCAGTTTAATGTGTTCATGATTGGTATCAAAAATTAACTTGCGACTTTTACTAATGTCTTCAACAGGAACAATGTTCGCTTTTTCTAGCAGTGGTAAAGTTTCACCCAGAATGCGCCCTTTCGACAGCGCAATCGTTAATGTTTTGCTCATATTAATTTAAAACCCGTGAAATTTTCGCACCCAGTGAACCGAATTTTTCTTCGATACACTCATAACCACGATCTATGTGATAAATACGATCTATTTTTGTATCTCCTTCCGCGACCAAAGCAGACAATACCAAGCTAGCCGACGCGCGCAAATCAGTAGCCATAACAGGCGCACCTTTCAAACGCTCACAGCCACGCACAATCGCAGTATTTCCTGTTACTTCAATATCCGCGCCCATACGTAACATTTCGTCTACATGCATGAAGCGGTTTTCAAAAATATTCTCAATGACTCGACCAACGCCATTTGCCACGGAATTTAGAGCAACAAACTGCGCTTGCATGTCCGTAGGGAAAGCTGGGTACGGAGCGGTACTGATGTTCACCGCGTTGGGGCGACGACCTTCCATATCGACTTCAATCCAATCATCACCGCAGGTAACTTTTGCTCCAGCCTCTTCCAGCTTTGACAATACCGCCTCAAGCGATTTCACATTCGTATCGATCACTCGAACTTTACCGCCTGTAATGGCCGCTGCAACTAAAAAAGTCCCTGTTTCAATTCTGTCTGGCATTACTGGATAACTGGTCCCATGAAGTGCTTCAACACCATCAATGATAATAGTATCTGTGCCGTGACCGGTAATTTTCGCTCCCATAGCAATTAGGCATTCTGCTAAATCGACAACTTCAGGTTCACGAGCCGCATTTTCAAGTACCGTTTGCCCATCCGCCAGAGTGGCCGCCATGAGTAAATTTTCAGTCCCTGTCACGGTCACTTTATCAAAGAAAATTCGAGCTCCTTTCAAGCGACCATCCACTGTCGCAACAATATCGCCACCCTCTACATCAATGGTTGCGCCCATCGCCTCTAGGCCACGTAGATGCAAGTCAACGGGGCGACTGCCGATAGCACAACCGCCCGGTAGAGACACGATCGCTTTACCAAAATGACTGACCAGAGGCCCAAGCACAAGAATGGACGCGCGCATCGTTTTAACCAAGTCGTATGGGGCTTCACAATTGTTCAAGGTTGACACATCGAGCTGCACGCTCATTTTCTCATCGACAACCACACCACAACCCATCGAACCTAACAGCTCCAGCATGGTAGTAATATCGTGAAGATGAGGAAGGTTTTTAATGGTGATCAGTTCTTTGGTTAACAAGGTTGCGGCCAGAATGGGCAAGGCTGCATTTTTTGCACCAGAAGCACGAACCACACCGTTAAGCCGAGTACCACCGGTAATCAAAAGCTTATCCATATTTTTAATCTCTTATAGTCGCTATTACAGCTTGCTTATTTGGTCTGGCGTGTAGGTTTTCATGGTGACCGCGTGGATAACACCACTGGCAATGGCCTCTTGTAAATGCGAGTAAACCAACTGCTGTCTTTTAACGGTTGATAAGCCTTCAAATTCGCTAGACACCACCCTAATTTGAAAATTACAACCTTCGCCTTCAGCAAGGACTTCACAATTGGCAATCGAGGTTTCTAATAGTGCTTTCACTTCACCTGCGTTCACAGTCGCTCCAATAGATATAATGAACTTAATGTGCATTATTCTACATGAGTAAAGCCAACTACTTAACACTTCAAACGCTATCAGAGTCTAAAAAAACACTTGTTTCCGTAATTTTAATCACGGCACGGCGTTTCCACTCGCATAAAGCAAAAATCCGGCAGCAAGAGAATGGCGCCGGACTTTCAAAGATAACGAAACAGCACGTGAGGCCTCTAGGATTTCTTGGCGAGCGAATCCCTCCAAGCACTGATGGCCAACTCAATGTCGTTTTTATTCTGCTCCATCATCACGCCAAATTGCTTGCGAAAGGTAAGCCCAAAATTGATATTATTGATGACTACATTACTCAGCAACCAATGTCCTTCTTCTGCTTGCTCCATAAAAAATGAAATATTAAGCAGCCCACCGGCCGCCATCTCGAAATCGACATCCACTTTTGTTTCTTTACCTCGACCCTGCGGGCCCAATGGCAAGATATTAATACGATCAGCATCAAGCTCCAACAAGGAGGAACCATAGGTATTTAACAAAGTATCTTTGGTGACACTCGCAAAACGAATGCGCTGCTCAGGCGAAGCTCGACGATAATACTTACCCATGACTTTTTTGGCAAAATCATCAAAATCAACAACACCCTCTAATATATTACTCACTCTTTCTTCTAACAGAACAGGGTTTGTCGACAACATCACCTTATCCATTACAATATCGTTGCGAAAAGCATCCACCACCTTGATCACGGTGTCTCGGGCATCTTCGCCATCATCCGACCAGGCAAAGCTGACCCCGAACAATGCAAACACAAACACAACAGCATATATAATGTTTGACATACACTATTTCTCCGCATCGCTAGACTTGAATAAAAACTGGCTAATCAAGGTTTCCAAGACCAATGCTGACTGCGTATCATACAGCTCATCCCCATTACCCATCATATCTTCATCAGCCCCGATGGAGATCCCCAAATACTTTTCGCCCAGCAACCCGCTCGTTAAAATAGCGATCGAGCTGTCGGTTGGAATATTATCTGAGCCAGCGTCTATGTTCATTGTCACCAGCCCCATATAAAGCTCTTTATCCAGCACAATCGACTCAACACTGCCAATGGTTACGCCAGCGATGGTAACCTTAGCTCGATTGGTTAACCCTCCAATATCATCAAATCTGGCAACGATTTGGTAGGTGTCTTTTTTTCCAGCAAAGGCAAGACCACTTACCTGAACCGCCAGATATACAAAGGCTAAAAAACCCAAAACAATAAAAGCCCCAACAAACAGCTCAATACGTTTACTTCTCATTCTAAAAATCTCCAAACATAGCGGCAGTTAATACAAAATCCAGCGCCAAAATAGCCAATGAGCCCAAAACAACAGTACGAGTAGTGGCTTTACCAATACCCTCAGAAGTCGGCACACATTCATACCCTTGATAAACCGCGATCCACGTCACCACAATTGAGAAGCACACCGCTTTTATAAAACCATTTACAATGTCCGTATCTAAATAGACAGATTGCTGCATCAATGACCAAAACGCGCCATCATGTACCCCTAGCCAACTCACTGAAACAACTAGCCCACCAATAATACCCGTTGCAGAAAAAATTAAGCTCAGCAATGGTAAGCAAATGACACCGGCAATAAATCTAGGGGCAATAACACGGCGCAGAGGGTCCACTCCCATCATCTCAAAGCTAGACAACTGCTCTGTTGCTTTCATTAAGCCTATTTCAGCGGTTAACGAAGACCCCGCCCGACCTGCAAACAACAAAGCCGTCACCACCGGACCGAGCTCTCGCAATAAAGCCAAGGCCAATAACTGACCAACCGCTTCTTCAGAACCAAATTTCGCCAAAATGCTGTACCCTTGAAGAGCCAGTACCATGCCGATAAAAGCCCCTGATACCACAACAATCACCAACGACAAAACACCAACAGAATACAGCTGCTTAACCAACAAATTGATCGCTTCGTTGAGCCTAACTGGAGCGCGAAAAATACTCTGTGCCAGAAAAACCCCCGCACGACCCACTGCTTCAAGCCAGTCGAGAAACGCACTGCCTAACCATTGAATGAATCTCATTGTGCCGCCTTAAGACATTCAGCGTCTTCTGGGTAATGGAAAGGGACAGGGCCATCAGGATCGCCATTCAAAAACTGCTTCACTTCTGCGTTATCGGAAGCAAGAATCGCCTCTGGCGTTCCTTCGGCAATGACACGACCTCCAGCTAAAATACAAACGTGGTCAGCAATAGATAATGACTCTTGTACATCGTGCGACACCAGCACAGAAGTAATGTTTGATTGTGCATTAAGTTGACGAATTAATTTAACTAAAACGCCTTTAGAAATGGGGTCTTGACCCGTGAATGGCTCATCATAGAGCACCAGCTCAGGATCCAGGGCAATGGCTCTTGCCAAGGCAACACGACGCGCCATCCCCCCCGATAACTCAGAAGGCATCAGCTTTGATGCGCCACGTAAGCCCACACTGTGCAGTTTTCTCGCCACGATCTCAGCGATGGTTTTTTTATCTAAAGTGGTATGTTCTTCCATAGGAAAGGCGATATTTTCTGCCACAGACATATCACTGAACAAGGCCCCGCTTTGAAAAAGCATACCCATTTTTTTTCTAACCTTATAAAGCTCCGTTCTCGATAAGGTATGCACATCTTGGCCGTCAACAAAAACCGTACCCGAATCAGGCGCGAGTTGAGCCGCTATCAATCGTAACAGCGTGGTTTTACCGGTCCCGCTTGGCCCCATGACCGCAGTAATTTTACCCCGCGGAATAGTAAGTGAAACATCGTTATAGATGACACGACCTCCACGGTAAAAACTCAAATTCCGAACTTTTATGTAAGCATCTATCACTGACACACCTTTTATCCCTTAAAAATATTCGTTGATACTACCATTGCACTTGGGTAAAGAAAATCACGGCACGGGGATATCCATTTTGTTTATGAGATCAAACCTTGAATTTCAGCGTCAAACCTCTTTAAATAGTACCTCCTATTTTTATGAGTCTTATCAATACCATGCTGCTGTTTTCAATTGCCCTGATTGTTGGGCTAATTTTATTGGTTATGAGTTCCGACAAATTCATTGAACATTCCGCCCTTGTTGCTGAAAAACTCCATGTGAACCCCATGATCATTGGCATCACACTGGTAGCATTCGGCACCTCCGCCCCTGAAATGGTAGTCTCGGCCATCGCCGCCCTCGACGGTGCACCAGAAATTGCCGTAGGAAACGTATTAGGCTCTAACATTGCTAATATCGCGCTGGTTTTTGGTATTACCTTGCTATTTTCATCGATTCCCATTGCAAAAGGTCTCTCCACCAAAGAGGTACCACTCGTACTGGCCATTACCTTTCTGACCGGCGTTTTACTGTTTGATCAAGTGCTCAGTGTTTGGGATGGCATTATGCTTATTGCCGCATTCGTGATCATATTGACCATTCTTTTAAGGGGTAGCAAAGACTTAGAAAGCGAACTCAAAGAAGACTTACCCGAAAACGATGGCACAACGGTCAGTAAATCGCTTGCTATTGCCGTCGTTGGCTTAGTCGTTTTGATTGGAAGCTCCAAACTGTTAGTGTGGGGTGCCGTGGGTATAGCAACCGCTTTAGGGGTCAGTGAGCTGGTGATTGGCTTAACCATTGTTGCCGTTGGCACCAGCCTGCCTGAATTGGCGGCGTCCGTTAGCAGCGTAAGAAAAGGCCACCATGACATTGCCATTGGCAACATTTTGGGCTCTAATATTTTCAATTTAGCGACGGTCCTGCCGTTGCCGGCTATTATTGCCCCTGGTTTAATCAATCAAAGCGTAGTTATTCGAGACTTCCCATGGGTACTGGGTCTTACCGTGGCACTTGCCTTGGCTATTTATTGGTTTAAGAAAACCAAAGAAAATTGCATACCACGCTGGGTGGGGGTGCCGCTAATAGCATCCTATGCGGTTTATCTTTTCATTGTCAGCACAAGTGGCTCAGCGTAATGCCAATACACACAAAATTCTTTACCATTAAAGCGCTGCTTGTATCAGGTACAACGGCGCTCGTACTAAGCGCTGTTTTTTGGCTTGGCACATCGCCAAAACAGAACTTGGTGGCAACTGATTCACTCAGCACTTCTCCAGATTACTTCATCACACAAGTAAAAATCACCGCGTACAATACAAACGGAGAGCTAGTTGAAACACTGAATGCAAAACAGACTTTACATTACGTAGCTCAATCAAAAACTCTGTTAGAATCCCCCAATATTGAACGTTTTTCTGAAACAGGTTATTGGAATGCAAAAGCCGACAAAGGCATTATCGACGATGGCAGCAGTGATATTTTGCTCACTGAAAATGCCCAAGCGATTAAAAAATACCGACTATCAGAAAACATTCAGCTGGTGGCCGATAATGTGCACTATTTAGAGCAAGACCAATCACTCATCAGTTATGGCAATGCCATGCTGATATCAACTCAAGGTGAGACTTCTGCAGGCAAAATAACCACTTACATTCACTCAGAAGACGTCTTGATGACAGGATCTGTACGAGGAAAATATGAAACCATTCGTTAATATTAGTGCCTTAGTCGCCGTGGCACTGTTAGGCTCTCAAGCTTACGCACTGCCAGAAGACATGAGTCAACCGCTCGAAATTCAGGCCGATGAAGCTGCTTTTGATCAAACCTCTGGTGAAGCTATTTACAAAGGCAATGTCTTCGTAAAACAAGGTACGATTGAAATACAAGCCCAGTACCTAAAAGTATCAACAGATCCGCTGACACGGGCGTTCAATCGCCTAGAAGCGACAGGAAAACCCGCCAAGTTCAGCCAGCAAGTGGACTGGAGTGGTAACATGGTTATCAGTCAGGGGAATGAAATACGTTACTCAACCCATGACTCTACACTTGAAATTCTCGGCGAGAGTTATTTGAGCCGCATGCAAAACTCCATTACTGCGGACTACATTCTCTACATGATCGCAGACGGCACTTTCAGTGCCGAGAAAAAAACCACAGGCCGCGTCTTTATGACATTACAACCCCAAGCACCTGAGGCAAAAAAATAGATGGCACGCTTAGAAGCAAAAAATCTCGCCAAAAGTTATAAAAAACGCCAAGTCGTAAAAGACGTCTCTATAGCCGTTGAGTCTGGCGAAGCGGTAGGCTTACTTGGCCCTAATGGTGCCGGAAAAACCACCTGCTTTTATATGATTGTAGGCATGGTCGCCAATGACGCTGGCGGTATTTTCATTGATGGGCAAGACATCACCCATAACGCCATGCACACACGCGCCCAAAAA
The sequence above is a segment of the Marinomonas sp. IMCC 4694 genome. Coding sequences within it:
- the mlaE gene encoding lipid asymmetry maintenance ABC transporter permease subunit MlaE produces the protein MRFIQWLGSAFLDWLEAVGRAGVFLAQSIFRAPVRLNEAINLLVKQLYSVGVLSLVIVVVSGAFIGMVLALQGYSILAKFGSEEAVGQLLALALLRELGPVVTALLFAGRAGSSLTAEIGLMKATEQLSSFEMMGVDPLRRVIAPRFIAGVICLPLLSLIFSATGIIGGLVVSVSWLGVHDGAFWSLMQQSVYLDTDIVNGFIKAVCFSIVVTWIAVYQGYECVPTSEGIGKATTRTVVLGSLAILALDFVLTAAMFGDF
- a CDS encoding BolA family protein — translated: MNAGEVKALLETSIANCEVLAEGEGCNFQIRVVSSEFEGLSTVKRQQLVYSHLQEAIASGVIHAVTMKTYTPDQISKL
- a CDS encoding ABC transporter ATP-binding protein; amino-acid sequence: MSVIDAYIKVRNLSFYRGGRVIYNDVSLTIPRGKITAVMGPSGTGKTTLLRLIAAQLAPDSGTVFVDGQDVHTLSRTELYKVRKKMGMLFQSGALFSDMSVAENIAFPMEEHTTLDKKTIAEIVARKLHSVGLRGASKLMPSELSGGMARRVALARAIALDPELVLYDEPFTGQDPISKGVLVKLIRQLNAQSNITSVLVSHDVQESLSIADHVCILAGGRVIAEGTPEAILASDNAEVKQFLNGDPDGPVPFHYPEDAECLKAAQ
- the mlaD gene encoding outer membrane lipid asymmetry maintenance protein MlaD, yielding MRSKRIELFVGAFIVLGFLAFVYLAVQVSGLAFAGKKDTYQIVARFDDIGGLTNRAKVTIAGVTIGSVESIVLDKELYMGLVTMNIDAGSDNIPTDSSIAILTSGLLGEKYLGISIGADEDMMGNGDELYDTQSALVLETLISQFLFKSSDAEK
- the lptA gene encoding lipopolysaccharide transport periplasmic protein LptA, producing MKPFVNISALVAVALLGSQAYALPEDMSQPLEIQADEAAFDQTSGEAIYKGNVFVKQGTIEIQAQYLKVSTDPLTRAFNRLEATGKPAKFSQQVDWSGNMVISQGNEIRYSTHDSTLEILGESYLSRMQNSITADYILYMIADGTFSAEKKTTGRVFMTLQPQAPEAKK
- the lptC gene encoding LPS export ABC transporter periplasmic protein LptC; protein product: MPIHTKFFTIKALLVSGTTALVLSAVFWLGTSPKQNLVATDSLSTSPDYFITQVKITAYNTNGELVETLNAKQTLHYVAQSKTLLESPNIERFSETGYWNAKADKGIIDDGSSDILLTENAQAIKKYRLSENIQLVADNVHYLEQDQSLISYGNAMLISTQGETSAGKITTYIHSEDVLMTGSVRGKYETIR
- the murA gene encoding UDP-N-acetylglucosamine 1-carboxyvinyltransferase, which encodes MDKLLITGGTRLNGVVRASGAKNAALPILAATLLTKELITIKNLPHLHDITTMLELLGSMGCGVVVDEKMSVQLDVSTLNNCEAPYDLVKTMRASILVLGPLVSHFGKAIVSLPGGCAIGSRPVDLHLRGLEAMGATIDVEGGDIVATVDGRLKGARIFFDKVTVTGTENLLMAATLADGQTVLENAAREPEVVDLAECLIAMGAKITGHGTDTIIIDGVEALHGTSYPVMPDRIETGTFLVAAAITGGKVRVIDTNVKSLEAVLSKLEEAGAKVTCGDDWIEVDMEGRRPNAVNISTAPYPAFPTDMQAQFVALNSVANGVGRVIENIFENRFMHVDEMLRMGADIEVTGNTAIVRGCERLKGAPVMATDLRASASLVLSALVAEGDTKIDRIYHIDRGYECIEEKFGSLGAKISRVLN
- a CDS encoding phospholipid-binding protein MlaC — encoded protein: MSNIIYAVVFVFALFGVSFAWSDDGEDARDTVIKVVDAFRNDIVMDKVMLSTNPVLLEERVSNILEGVVDFDDFAKKVMGKYYRRASPEQRIRFASVTKDTLLNTYGSSLLELDADRINILPLGPQGRGKETKVDVDFEMAAGGLLNISFFMEQAEEGHWLLSNVVINNINFGLTFRKQFGVMMEQNKNDIELAISAWRDSLAKKS
- a CDS encoding calcium/sodium antiporter, encoding MSLINTMLLFSIALIVGLILLVMSSDKFIEHSALVAEKLHVNPMIIGITLVAFGTSAPEMVVSAIAALDGAPEIAVGNVLGSNIANIALVFGITLLFSSIPIAKGLSTKEVPLVLAITFLTGVLLFDQVLSVWDGIMLIAAFVIILTILLRGSKDLESELKEDLPENDGTTVSKSLAIAVVGLVVLIGSSKLLVWGAVGIATALGVSELVIGLTIVAVGTSLPELAASVSSVRKGHHDIAIGNILGSNIFNLATVLPLPAIIAPGLINQSVVIRDFPWVLGLTVALALAIYWFKKTKENCIPRWVGVPLIASYAVYLFIVSTSGSA
- the hisG gene encoding ATP phosphoribosyltransferase, which codes for MSKTLTIALSKGRILGETLPLLEKANIVPVEDISKSRKLIFDTNHEHIKLVILRATDVPTYVDHGVADFGVAGKDVLMEASTKNLYELLDLKIAKCRLMTAGVVNQALPSRRLKVASKFTKTAKAYFAEQGIQADVIKLYGAMELAPIMGLADLIVDIVDTGNTLKANGLEARELIAPISTRLVVNKAAYKTKYAQIEPILTMIRRAVEDNEDK